From the Streptomyces sp. Sge12 genome, the window CTCACCGCAGGGGTGAAGGACACCGGCAGCTGGCGGACGCTGCCCGCCGAGGACTTCGAGCTCTCCGCCCGCGAGGAAGGGGGCTTCCTCGTCTACCGGTGGACCCTGAAACCCGGCAGGAACGTCCCGTCCGGCGAGCACGTCTTCGCCGGCCAGTACGATCACGCCACCGGCGGACGCGACGCGAAGGACGACGCGTACCGGATCGACGCCGCGGGCGCGGGGGAGGGCGGAGCCGCGGTGTGGGGCGGGTTCGCATAGGGAGGGTCCGCGCCGCAACGGCGACGCCCGCTCACCGGGCGGGCCGTCCACCGGCGGCGGTCAGGGCGTGCAGCCGGGCGCGCAGGGTGGTCAGCCGGGTGCGCAGGCGCTGGGGCGGCGTGGGCGGCAGGCCGCGGGAGGTGCCGCGCGCGTAGTACCGCTCGACGTAGTACTGGCCCCCGCTCAGCACCGTCGTGACGGCGACGTACCAGAGCGTGGCGACCATCAGCAGCGGGATCACCTGGTAGTTCTGGTTGTACGTCAGCTGCACCGAGTACAGCAGGTCGTGCACGGCCAGCACGCTGACGATGCTCGTGCCCTTGAGCGTGCCGATCAGCATGTTCCCGGCGGTCGGCACGATCGACCGCATCGCCTGCGGAACGACGATCCGGCGCAGGGTGCGGCGCCTGCTCAGGCCCAGCGCCTGCGCGGCCTCGGTCTGGCCCGGGTCCACGGAGAGGATGCCGCCGCGCACCACCTCGGCGGCGTACGCGGATTCGTGCAGGGTCAGGCCGATGACGGCGGTGAGGGTCGGGCCGAGCAGGTTCACCGTCTTGATGGTGAAGAGCTGGGGGCCGTACGGGATCCCGAGGCCGAGCGTGGGGTACAGGGCGCCGATGTTGAACCAGAACAGCAGCTGCACCAGCAGCGGCGTGGAGCGGAAGATCCACACATAGCCCCAGCTCAGTGTCCGCAGCACCGGGTTGCCCGAGAGGCGCATCACCGCCAGCACGGTGCCGAACAGGAAGCCGAGCACCATCACCGCGCCCGTCAGCCACAAAGTGAGCAGCAGTCCGTCGAGCACCGCGGCGGTGGTGAAGTACTGCCCCACCACGTCCCATTGGAAGGCCTTGTTGCGGACGACGGAGGCCAGCACCAGCGCGAAGGCCAGTAGTGCGGCGGCAGCGGACAGCCGGCGGCCGATGCGCCGACGCGGCACGATCGGGGGCAGCCCGTCCCCGGGGATGCCGTGCGCGCCGGGGCGCTTCGCCACGGTGGCGGCCGCCCCGGCACGGGCTGCGCTGGGGGAGTCGGACGTATCGGTGTGATCGGTGTGATCGGTGTGATCGGTGACTTCGGGCGGGGTGGCCATGGGGAGGCTCTCCAGGGAGGGGCGCGGGGGCGGATGACCACCCGGCGGCACGGCACGCGCGCAGGCACGGGCACAGGATCCGCGCGCTTGCGGTGCTGCCGGGAACGGGGGTACTCGTGTCGTCACGCTCGCCGCGTCCCTCAACGCGGGCGGAGAGGCCGCCGTATGGGCACGGCCGCTCCGCCGTCGATCGTAGGCACCTACGGCCCGGCCCTGTCAACCACGCGGGGGCCGAGGGCCGTCCGGCATTCGACCGTTGCTTGACGAGGAGCCGCATGTACTGCTCAATTAGTCGCATGAATGCCCGTCAGCGCCTTTTCTCGCGCGACTACATCGACTTCGGTCGGGTGTGGTCCGCGGCGTGTTGCGCCTGACGCGGCAGTGGGCGCTCTGAACGGCCCTTCCCTCCCTCGGTGACCCCGTCGCGGGCCGAGACCTCCCTTCGCACCCTCACCGGACGCGGGCGGTGAGCCGTGCCAGGCCCACCGCCGCGATCCCGGCCGTGCGCTGCCGCCGAACTGCTGCTCCCGACGCCCCGCGTCGTCACGCCCGTATCGCTCCGCCCCCACCCGCATCCGTGTGACGTTGCGTCACCTCGTGCTGCCCGAGCGGCTGCTCAGCCATGCCCCGGTGCACGATCCTCGCCCGTTCCGAAAGGCCCACCCCATGCCCGTGGAATTCCTCGGCATCGCCGCGACCAACAACGGCTCCGAAACCACCGCCCGATCGGGCGCCGCCTTCGACAAGGAGTACACGCTCCGGCTCGCCCGGGCCCACGAGGACCACGACTGGGACCGCGTGCTGTTCGCGTACGGCTCCGGGTCCCCGGACCCCGCGCCCGCTGCCGCGTACATCGCGAGCAGACTGGATCGCCTCCAGATCCTGCTCGCCCACCGGCCCAACGTCTCGTACCCCACCTACGCCGCCAAGACCTTCGCAACCCTCGACCGGATCAGCGACGGCCGACTCTCCGTCCACTTCATCACCGGCGGCAACGACCACGAGCAGGGCCGCGAGGGCGACACCCTCACCAAGGACGAACGCTACGCCCGCACCCGCGAGTACATCCGGATCGTCAAGAAGATCTGGACCACCCGGGAGGCCTTCGACCACGAGGGCGAGCACTACCGCTTCCACGACTTCGTCAGCGATGTCTTCCCCGTCCAGCAGCCGCGCCCGAACGTCTCGTTCGGCGGATCCTCACCCGCCGCGTACGCCGCCGGCGGCGCGGAGGCCGACATCTACTGCCTGTGGGGCGAGCCGCTCGCGAAGACCGCCGAGCAGATCGAGGCCGTGAAGGCCGCGGCGAGGGCTGCCGGCCGCACCGACGTGCCGCGCATCCAGGTCGCGTTCCGCCCGATCATCGCCCCGACCGAGGAACTGGCCTGGGAGAAGGCACACCGCACGGTGGGCGCCATCAAGCAGCGGCGGCAGGCGGGCCTCGTACCACAGCACCGCAACGGCATCCCGGAGGTCGGGGCCCCGCAGAACACCGGATCACAGCGACTGCTCGCCATCGCCGAGGCGGGGGAGCGCTACGACCGGGCCCTGTGGACCCCGACCGCTGCCGCCACCGGCGGCGCCGGCAACTCCAACGCCCTGGTCGGCACTCCGGAGACGGTCGCCCGGGCGCTGCTGGACTACTACGACCTCGGTGTCGACATCCTCTCGGCCCGCGGCTACGACCTGCTGGACGACGCCGTCGACTTCGGCCGGTACGTGATCCCGCTCGTCCGCGAAGAAGTCGCCAA encodes:
- a CDS encoding LLM class flavin-dependent oxidoreductase; this encodes MPVEFLGIAATNNGSETTARSGAAFDKEYTLRLARAHEDHDWDRVLFAYGSGSPDPAPAAAYIASRLDRLQILLAHRPNVSYPTYAAKTFATLDRISDGRLSVHFITGGNDHEQGREGDTLTKDERYARTREYIRIVKKIWTTREAFDHEGEHYRFHDFVSDVFPVQQPRPNVSFGGSSPAAYAAGGAEADIYCLWGEPLAKTAEQIEAVKAAARAAGRTDVPRIQVAFRPIIAPTEELAWEKAHRTVGAIKQRRQAGLVPQHRNGIPEVGAPQNTGSQRLLAIAEAGERYDRALWTPTAAATGGAGNSNALVGTPETVARALLDYYDLGVDILSARGYDLLDDAVDFGRYVIPLVREEVAKRDAERVAGRGPASAADGSDPLPAAVHG
- a CDS encoding amino acid ABC transporter permease translates to MATPPEVTDHTDHTDHTDTSDSPSAARAGAAATVAKRPGAHGIPGDGLPPIVPRRRIGRRLSAAAALLAFALVLASVVRNKAFQWDVVGQYFTTAAVLDGLLLTLWLTGAVMVLGFLFGTVLAVMRLSGNPVLRTLSWGYVWIFRSTPLLVQLLFWFNIGALYPTLGLGIPYGPQLFTIKTVNLLGPTLTAVIGLTLHESAYAAEVVRGGILSVDPGQTEAAQALGLSRRRTLRRIVVPQAMRSIVPTAGNMLIGTLKGTSIVSVLAVHDLLYSVQLTYNQNYQVIPLLMVATLWYVAVTTVLSGGQYYVERYYARGTSRGLPPTPPQRLRTRLTTLRARLHALTAAGGRPAR